Part of the Oryzias melastigma strain HK-1 linkage group LG24, ASM292280v2, whole genome shotgun sequence genome, cttacgctcatttctaacttgtataatttttatggagggtaaaataataaaagtatttaaggtttaagttgatttattctggaataatattcctgcctttttattattcataattatgttaaaaagttacagttttaaagttaaaaaaaatggcaatctttgattattttggcatttactaaagttttttaagctattttggagcttagctaatattttagctataagctagctgtttttgcgactttttttcatttttttagggtatgttgaagtttagctattttttcagctacatgctagctgttttggctagcctaagttctttttttgttagtttttaggctaatttggcatttagctaatattttatctgactatcagcttcagcgtttttagctagcaatttcagctatcagcattagcatcttcagtggccaaattcagcttacagcattcacattagcattattgcaggtaatgttgtatatctagttcataattatgttaaaaagttacggttttaaatgttaaaaaattgactttctgctagttttttttttttttttactatttttgcatttactaagattttttttggctattttggagtttagcaaatgtttCATCTACAAGCTATCTGTTTCTTttctaatttagacttttttttctacttttttttaggatattttgaagcttagtattttttttcagctacattctagctgttttggctaacctaagttttttttttttagttttttttttttttttagttttttaggctaattttgcttttagctaatatattgttagctggctatcagcttcagggttttcagctactagcttcagcttttactgctatcaacatcagtgatttcagttatcagcttcagtgtttttagctatcaatttcagcattttcagctatcagcactaacaccttcagcagccaaattcagtttacagcattcacactagcattatcacaggtaatgttatatatctagttcataattaggttaaaaaaaattacagttttaaagtttaaaaaatttagttttagagtctttaataaatgtttatcctgttcgacctgcgatctaaggtgtgttttggattttggccccttgtgcgattgagtttgacacccctgccataGGGTataaaataggttaaaaaaattaatctaaattgatgtttttaactcTAATTCGGATTTTTCTGTTATCTTTTTTCTGCCTCTGACCCGTTGtaacaggggtgggcaaactctGTCCCGGGGGCCAGACGCAGCCAATAATGTGGCCCTCCAAACTGGATTAAACATATAGATAATCCttattttctctgaaatgttgGTTTCTCCACAGAGATGGTGCATTAAAAGTACAATAAAATTGCATTCATGTATTGTCCGaaggtttgttgtttttcttacgttcttttgtgttttccgAGTCAGACAGTCTTTTTTCCAATCCTTCAAAcgccacatgaatgcagcacttctctaaaatttgcatttttccctgagggacatcaacTCGTTTGGTAATAAATTAAGGACTAAATCCAGTTTTGAAGCAAATTCTGTCATATTCTTTCTcaaatgtatacatatatatatatatatatatatatatataatatttttgtccagatttcatgttatttctttctcctaTGCagtgaattaccaaaacaatCCACACATTTGCTCGTGGttcggcccttctgtcaaattttataaacttttgtgacccacaagtaaaaaaaatgtccaccCCTTCCTTATAATGTAGAATGAGAATCTTGGAGAgcataaatgttaataaaaagaagaaaacaatagacatttttgccaaaataaagaaataaaaaatgtttttcaaatagaaaattatgtaattgaatttttaaaactttttgtattgtaaatagtaaataataataaaacaatacacatttctattttttatattgtgcaagatttaattaaagaaaaagtaaaaaataactttttttgtaattcatgATGGATTTGAATCCTATATATGAACAGAAACACGtgcaagtttttgtttttaatgggaAATAATTAtaactttcatttctttttgacTTTCCCTTTTGTGGGTTATTTTTTCACTCCTTCTAAAAACTCTTCTTCCACCAATTGCTCTTTAAGACGTTTGGTTAAGCAGCACaacagttgtttattttatataaaccCCACACCGGTTTTGTTTACCCATAAAACTTCTGCAGGCTTCATTTTCCATCAACAAACCTCTTAATAGCAGAGGCGAGCTGTCACAGATATatacaataattattttgaatgttttcttccAGACACTGCAGCTctgatatatatttatactcaGAAGGATAAACAACGGCGTGACTCAGTCTGTCATCTCACACCatcctgcctgcctgcctgcagATTCTTCGGGAGGAATTTTCTGGAGTGTCAGTGGAGAATCCTGTAAAATCACAGCATCAAATGTCATTAATAAAGCAGTTTGATTGCTGttgcatttacttttttttattattattattctttttgtgagtcaaaaggctttaaaaaagatTAGTTGTTGACTGCATGTGTTTGCATCCATAAAATATACTCATCCGGGTCGTCTCTGCTATCTGGAGCCAGGAAATGTATACAAACGATAAACTTTTCGTTTAGATTGGAACAGAGCAATGCTTACATTTAGGTTTTTAGACCACTTCTCTCTTtcttaattatttcaaaaatccgattaaaaaaaaaaaaaacaataattgtgtattctatttttttgtatttttaaataaaccattttttttcaaaataaaagacccatatattaataataaagatgatgatgatggagtaGGGGGTTGAAAATAACAGcaatttatttacaatattttcagtGCAAATAATTATTCACaaaataacaactttttttttgcagatgaaaacaaagaggtACACTTTCATTTACAGCGTGAGTGGTTCTGAACCTGAAAGAATGAAGTCTGAACGACTAGAAGGAGGCCGGAAATacgtcatttttacattttacctgTTTAAATAACCTTTGGCTTCATCATTAGAGCTTTGCAAACAAAAGAggcatttttaatgaatttcacCTTAATTGGGGTGAAGCTAAAATCATGTGCAAAGTGCCTCTGAGCTCCTCCGGAGTCAAACTGACCTGGTTTGGATGAGGATCCACTCTTTCGATTTTTGTCCTcgatttgtgaaaaaaaaaaatagaaaataatctcTTCCTCCTATTGTTCTGAACTTCATATGAGCACCTGCGCGGCCGCTGTGTCCGTGACCGCCTGCGCCGCGTCTGCGCAATTGGCCTGCGCGCTCCCGCTCATGATCACGCTGGTTTTGTTGTGGTCAGAAATGTCCAAATGTCCATCTGCGCTCCCTTCttcctcctccgcctcctcctcatcctcctcctcggCCTCCTCGGATTCGCACTCGCTCCGGCCCTCGCTCTCACATTCAGACTCCAGCGGCTCCTTGGGCTCTCTGCTGCCCGCCTCCGACAGGCTTTTGTCCGGCTTCGACTCCTTCTCCTTGTCCTTCTGAGCCTGGGCCTCTTTGGAGTGTCTCCACTTCATGCGTCTGTTCTGGAACCACACCTTCACCTGgaagaagaaacacaatttaataCTAAAATTAGATGTATTTGTGgcaattacttattttttttttatttaatttgaatcaCGTGGTTCTGAAAAATATCGTGCGtaacagccaaaaatgtttattttagtcatatttttgAGGCATCTGCCCACATTTAAATgcgtaaaaatgacaaaacatataaattattattttaaaaaaaatcataaaaaccgGAAATGGAAATGATGAACAATTAGCCAATCAGGAGGCCAGAATCATAGCTTCCAATTAgaggaaaaatgtataaaataaagaagttgATTACCTCCTATACGACTAATTCATTTAgcaaaattattacttttacttCTTTATCCAGTTTGAGCTGTTGTCATAGCAACACGCCCTTACTTTTCATGTTTACAGAATGGAGCACCAGTCTTCCTGCTTACCTGAGCATCTGTAAGGCCCAGCATGGCTGCCAGCTGCTTTCTGTCAGGTTTGGTGACGTACTTCTGAATTTCAAATCTCTTCTCCAGCCCTTTCCTCTGCAGGTTTGAGAACACGGCCCTGGACCAAGACCTCTTCCTCTTGTAGGTCTGAGGCATTGTGTCTTTGGTGAGGACGGCATACGGccctacaaagaaaaaaaaaaaatcacagatggAGAGAAGCAAGTTAGAGCAAAAATCAGAGGTTCTTGTACCTGAAAGCAGAGCAGATAATGTTCCAGTCAGCTAAACTCCTACAGGTGATGTCTACCTGGAAAGGTGTCCTGAAACTGATGCTGGCCTGagtgtctgctgctgctgctgcctagTGAACTCATCATGGAGGACGCGTCGCTCATCCCGGGGTCTATGGAGGAGAAGTACTGGCTGGCCGGAGGTGGAACGGGGATTTGGATACCTGACTGACGGTTCGAGCTAACGATAGATGTGAGATCTGTTGCACAGTGAGAGATGATGGGCTTTAGTGAGTAAAAATTGTTACAAAATACAAGCAAAGTGGGAGAAAATTAGTCTAATGGTTTTTTGAGTTGATAGCAGGGTGAATTCCAGACTTCCAGCTGatcctgacctctgacctctaaTTAGGGGGTAAGAGATGAGAGGATTTCCCACAGGACTTCTTATAATGAAGCTATTTGCGCTTCCTAAGTGTCAGTGTGAGTATAAGCTGACTGTGAAAAGGTGTTAGTTACTTTTGATTTCCTGCTTTCAGTTCCTAATCTGTGTTTTCTAAGAAAACTGTTAGTAAAATAAGCTgctgtttacattttcttctttctggaAAAGGACTTTCAGCAAACTTTCAATAAAGTTCAGCCTCTCACCTCTTAACGACgacttttctttgctttttggaTCAAAATCCGTGGATAATATTCGATCAATTCCAAATTTGAGGTCTTTGCTTGATGTCGGTGGTCCTTGCTGGGAGTTAAACGCAGTTCTGGTCACTTGTAGTCCGTGTCTGTGGTACGGAGACGCCGGACTCACGCGCGCACCAAAGACCGACGAGTCCGGCGCAACGGGGGACGGACGCAGAGGGGAGCTGCCGGAGTGCGCCTGCTGAGCGcggtggtggtgatggtggtggtggtgggggtgtgcCATGTGCACCATGAGGGCAGATGATCCCGGGATGTTCTCCGCATCTCCTGCCTGTAAAATGTCTGCAATGCAGAAGGACGGCTTCTTCATTGTATCCACAGCGAAGCCTCCGGCGCAGTACGCGGACCAGAGGCTAAAATTTGATGCGTAAAACGGGTTGAGACCGGCGGTGTACATCCCGG contains:
- the hlx1 gene encoding H2.0-like homeobox protein isoform X1, producing MYTAGLNPFYASNFSLWSAYCAGGFAVDTMKKPSFCIADILQAGDAENIPGSSALMVHMAHPHHHHHHHHRAQQAHSGSSPLRPSPVAPDSSVFGARVSPASPYHRHGLQVTRTAFNSQQGPPTSSKDLKFGIDRILSTDFDPKSKEKSSLRDLTSIVSSNRQSGIQIPVPPPASQYFSSIDPGMSDASSMMSSLGSSSSRHSGQHQFQDTFPGPYAVLTKDTMPQTYKRKRSWSRAVFSNLQRKGLEKRFEIQKYVTKPDRKQLAAMLGLTDAQVKVWFQNRRMKWRHSKEAQAQKDKEKESKPDKSLSEAGSREPKEPLESECESEGRSECESEEAEEEDEEEAEEEEGSADGHLDISDHNKTSVIMSGSAQANCADAAQAVTDTAAAQVLI
- the hlx1 gene encoding H2.0-like homeobox protein isoform X2, with the protein product MYTAGLNPFYASNFSLWSAYCAGGFAVDTMKKPSFCIADILQAGDAENIPGSSALMVHMAHPHHHHHHHHRAQQAHSGSSPLRPSPVAPDSSVFGARVSPASPYHRHGLQVTRTAFNSQQGPPTSSKDLKFGIDRILSTDFDPKSKEKSSLRGPYAVLTKDTMPQTYKRKRSWSRAVFSNLQRKGLEKRFEIQKYVTKPDRKQLAAMLGLTDAQVKVWFQNRRMKWRHSKEAQAQKDKEKESKPDKSLSEAGSREPKEPLESECESEGRSECESEEAEEEDEEEAEEEEGSADGHLDISDHNKTSVIMSGSAQANCADAAQAVTDTAAAQVLI